Proteins encoded by one window of Acidobacteriota bacterium:
- a CDS encoding restriction endonuclease: MTPDNVRARFRDLQVWQRNGQRAPHKCLLVLWAIGRCLSGESRMASYRLVDERLGELLREFGPPRKAVHTEFPFWRLQHDGVWELDRTDGISVTSSGDAHKTALLRANVHGGLIENIYETLRANHRLAAAVASDLLAAHFPDSQHDEILQAVGIDPEFAAGKRRTMRDPGFRAVVLRAYEYRCAVCDFDVRIGARSVALDAAHIKWHQAGGPDEIRNGIALCVLHHKLFDAGAFTISQPVDGNVVLVSEAVVGTTGFKESLGRFHKRPIRIPIRDTYRPEERFLAWNLREVFHSPWRA; this comes from the coding sequence GTGACTCCCGACAACGTGCGAGCTCGCTTCCGGGACTTGCAGGTCTGGCAGCGCAACGGGCAGCGCGCACCCCACAAGTGCCTCCTCGTATTGTGGGCCATCGGACGCTGCCTGAGCGGCGAAAGCCGCATGGCGTCCTACCGACTAGTCGACGAGCGGCTCGGCGAGTTGTTGCGCGAATTCGGACCGCCGCGAAAGGCCGTGCATACGGAGTTCCCGTTCTGGCGCCTGCAGCATGACGGCGTGTGGGAGCTCGACCGTACCGACGGCATTTCCGTCACCAGCAGCGGCGACGCCCACAAGACAGCACTCCTTCGGGCCAACGTCCACGGCGGCTTGATCGAGAACATCTACGAGACACTCCGCGCGAATCACCGACTCGCGGCCGCGGTCGCGAGCGACCTTCTGGCCGCACATTTCCCGGACAGCCAGCACGACGAGATCCTCCAGGCCGTCGGTATCGATCCCGAGTTTGCGGCCGGGAAACGCCGCACGATGAGAGACCCCGGCTTCCGTGCGGTGGTGCTGCGGGCCTACGAGTACCGCTGCGCGGTCTGCGACTTCGATGTCCGCATCGGGGCGCGCTCGGTAGCGCTCGACGCCGCCCACATCAAGTGGCATCAGGCGGGTGGACCGGACGAGATTCGGAACGGCATCGCGCTCTGTGTCCTGCACCACAAGCTGTTCGACGCAGGCGCCTTCACGATCTCGCAACCTGTCGACGGCAACGTGGTCCTGGTGTCCGAGGCAGTCGTCGGCACCACCGGATTCAAGGAGTCGCTCGGCCGTTTCCACAAACGACCCATCCGCATTCCGATTCGCGACACGTATCGTCCCGAGGAGCGGTTTCTCGCGTGGAACCTCCGCGAGGTCTTTCATTCTCCCTGGCGAGCATGA
- a CDS encoding AAA family ATPase: MIQDLKISNFKCFQDVHLRDLGRFNVIVGRNGGGKTAFLEALFLLASVGPELALKIRRMRGLGDSVSISAERGSFESLWRDLFFDFDQTSTIALRAVGTDENTRSLNVSYGPPASATLPFGKGSVEEHVRHAAIDFEYGLANGDAVRCQSALTGQGLSFGTVVETFPAILLSPVLREGPEHNGQRFSSLSKKGEHEAVVSAVRKQFPFIEGLSVEYHGGTAMVHAKLRSVHEKVPLPLVSDGINKMLSILLAVHHFSRGIILIDEMENGLYFDLMRRASAAILHSARESNTQLFATTHSLEYLRALLPVVREHPDEFRLLRTTKDNGASAIDCFDGQHFAAALEEGLEIR; this comes from the coding sequence ATGATTCAGGATCTCAAGATCTCGAACTTCAAGTGCTTCCAGGACGTGCATCTCCGCGACCTCGGCCGGTTCAACGTCATCGTCGGCCGCAACGGCGGCGGCAAGACGGCCTTCCTGGAAGCGCTCTTCCTGCTCGCCAGTGTCGGACCGGAGCTGGCGCTCAAGATTCGACGCATGCGCGGTCTTGGAGACAGCGTCTCCATTTCTGCGGAACGCGGGTCCTTCGAGTCCTTGTGGCGGGACCTGTTCTTCGATTTCGATCAGACATCCACCATCGCGCTGCGTGCCGTGGGGACCGATGAGAACACCCGGTCGCTGAACGTGTCTTACGGTCCACCGGCGAGCGCCACCCTGCCGTTTGGGAAGGGATCGGTCGAAGAACACGTGCGGCACGCTGCAATCGACTTCGAATACGGACTCGCCAACGGCGACGCCGTCAGGTGCCAGTCGGCGCTTACCGGTCAGGGTTTGTCATTCGGAACGGTGGTCGAGACTTTCCCGGCGATCCTCCTGTCCCCGGTGCTCCGCGAGGGCCCGGAACACAACGGTCAACGATTCTCCTCGCTGAGCAAGAAGGGAGAACACGAGGCCGTCGTCTCGGCCGTCCGCAAGCAGTTCCCCTTCATCGAAGGACTGAGCGTCGAGTACCACGGCGGCACCGCCATGGTTCACGCGAAGCTTCGCTCCGTGCACGAAAAGGTGCCGCTGCCGCTGGTCTCCGACGGCATCAACAAGATGCTGTCCATCCTGCTCGCCGTGCATCACTTCTCGCGCGGGATCATCCTCATCGACGAGATGGAGAACGGCCTGTACTTCGATCTCATGCGCCGTGCGTCAGCGGCGATCCTGCACTCCGCCCGGGAATCGAACACCCAACTGTTCGCAACGACCCACAGTCTCGAGTACTTGCGCGCGTTGCTGCCGGTCGTCCGGGAGCATCCCGACGAATTTCGCCTGCTGCGGACCACGAAGGACAACGGAGCCAGCGCGATCGACTGCTTCGACGGCCAGCACTTCGCGGCCGCTCTGGAAGAAGGCCTCGAGATCAGGTAG